In one Neobacillus sp. CF12 genomic region, the following are encoded:
- a CDS encoding segregation/condensation protein A, producing the protein MHYNVKIDAFEGPLDLLLHLINRLEIDIYDIPVAQITEQYLIYIKTMTELKLDIASEFLVMAATLLAIKSKMLLPKHEEELDDLNSEFPYEEDPRDELVERLIEYRKYKEAAQDLKSLEEERGLMYTKPPSDLSDFAKEKQPDKVEVNITLYDMLAAFQKLLRRKKLQLPMATKIARQEISIETRMTEIMIELKHVKGRKNFNELFTIPAKEHIVVTFLAVLELIKRKEIDVEQDENFGDIFVHAVVEGA; encoded by the coding sequence AAGGACCTTTGGATTTACTCCTCCATTTAATTAATCGTCTTGAAATTGATATATATGATATACCTGTTGCTCAAATTACGGAGCAATACTTAATCTATATAAAAACAATGACAGAACTTAAATTAGATATTGCCAGCGAATTTTTAGTGATGGCGGCAACCTTATTAGCGATAAAAAGTAAAATGCTTTTACCAAAGCATGAAGAGGAATTGGATGACTTAAATTCTGAATTTCCTTACGAAGAAGACCCTAGAGATGAACTTGTTGAAAGGCTGATTGAGTACCGGAAATATAAAGAGGCGGCGCAGGATTTAAAGTCTTTGGAGGAAGAACGAGGTTTGATGTATACGAAACCTCCAAGCGATCTTTCAGATTTTGCAAAGGAAAAGCAACCAGATAAAGTAGAGGTGAATATCACGCTTTATGATATGTTGGCGGCATTCCAAAAACTATTAAGAAGAAAAAAGCTGCAGCTCCCAATGGCCACAAAGATTGCCAGACAAGAAATATCAATTGAAACAAGAATGACTGAAATTATGATTGAGTTAAAACATGTAAAAGGTCGGAAAAACTTTAATGAACTATTCACTATTCCTGCCAAGGAACATATTGTTGTGACGTTTTTAGCTGTTTTAGAACTGATAAAAAGAAAAGAAATAGACGTTGAACAAGATGAAAACTTTGGCGATATCTTTGTACATGCAGTAGTGGAAGGAGCGTAA
- the scpB gene encoding SMC-Scp complex subunit ScpB yields the protein MEIIRWQSILESLLFAAGDEGLTLKHVAEVLEVDELKAGEIIEELKKVYEEDNNRGLMIVQLAGTYQLATKKENATYLKRLVESPNTSTLSQAALETLAIIAYKQPITRAEIEEIRGVKTERPLHTLMTKALIKEVGRAEGTGRAYLYGTTKEFLDYFGLKNIQELPKLPDRVDEEFVQEEADLFFDKFQESINS from the coding sequence TTGGAAATAATTAGATGGCAGAGTATCTTGGAAAGTCTTTTATTTGCAGCTGGTGATGAAGGACTTACTTTAAAGCATGTAGCAGAGGTTCTGGAGGTAGATGAACTAAAGGCTGGTGAGATAATAGAAGAATTAAAAAAGGTCTATGAAGAAGACAATAATCGCGGTCTCATGATCGTCCAACTTGCTGGTACCTATCAACTTGCAACAAAAAAAGAAAATGCAACATACTTAAAAAGACTTGTTGAATCGCCAAATACATCTACCTTATCGCAGGCTGCTTTAGAAACTTTGGCTATTATTGCCTATAAGCAGCCAATTACTCGTGCTGAAATTGAAGAGATACGTGGAGTGAAAACAGAGAGACCGCTTCATACGCTAATGACAAAGGCGCTAATTAAGGAAGTTGGCAGGGCTGAAGGCACCGGAAGAGCCTACCTATATGGAACAACAAAAGAATTTCTTGATTACTTTGGATTAAAAAACATACAGGAACTGCCCAAGCTTCCTGATAGAGTCGACGAAGAATTCGTCCAAGAAGAAGCCGACCTATTCTTTGATAAGTTTCAAGAAAGTATAAATTCTTAA